A region from the Thauera humireducens genome encodes:
- a CDS encoding ABC transporter ATP-binding protein, which yields MLSVQSLRKNLPGSPPRLLFDDLVLEVAAGECVAIVGESGTGKSTLLNCIAGLEPVDGGRIRVGGQRVDDLDDDALARLRRRAFGFVFQAFHILPHLSLVQNVALPLWLLKVSGAEALHKARALLVRVGLGERADDAPHTLSGGELQRVAIARALVHAPRVVLADEPTGNLDPGRATEVLDLLLAQIREQGAAGVLVTHSRAAARRADRVLELGAGRLVDITGCA from the coding sequence ATGCTCAGCGTCCAATCCCTTCGCAAGAATCTCCCCGGCAGCCCGCCACGCCTGTTGTTCGATGACCTGGTGCTGGAGGTGGCAGCAGGAGAGTGTGTCGCGATCGTCGGCGAGTCTGGAACGGGCAAGTCGACGCTGCTCAATTGCATCGCCGGGCTCGAGCCGGTCGACGGCGGTCGTATCCGGGTCGGTGGCCAGCGCGTCGACGATCTCGACGATGACGCGCTGGCCAGGCTGCGGCGCCGCGCCTTCGGCTTCGTATTCCAGGCCTTCCACATCCTGCCGCACCTGAGCCTGGTGCAGAACGTCGCGCTGCCGCTGTGGCTGCTGAAGGTGTCCGGCGCAGAAGCCCTGCACAAGGCGCGCGCGCTGCTGGTGCGGGTCGGCCTTGGCGAACGGGCCGACGATGCGCCGCACACGTTGTCGGGGGGAGAGCTGCAGCGGGTGGCGATCGCGCGTGCGCTCGTGCATGCACCGCGCGTGGTGCTGGCCGACGAGCCGACTGGCAACCTCGATCCGGGCCGCGCGACCGAGGTGCTCGACCTGCTGCTGGCGCAGATCCGCGAGCAGGGGGCCGCGGGCGTGCTCGTGACGCACTCGCGCGCCGCTGCCCGACGGGCGGACCGGGTGCTCGAACTCGGTGCCGGGAGGCTCGTCGACATCACGGGCTGCGCATGA
- the hpnC gene encoding squalene synthase HpnC, whose product MPVDHYENFPVASLLLPAHLREPVEAIYAFARSADDVADEGDAPAVARLARLHDYRLALEACAHGVAVKDETLAPMFARLGGAIRAHKLPLQPFRNLLDAFSQDVGKTRYCDFAELQDYCRRSADPVGRLLLCLYDAATPDNLRRSDAICTSLQLINFWQDVAIDWQKGRIYLPQDDMARFGVTEDDIAAGRSNDAWRALMDFEVQRARRMMLDGAPLARALPGRLGWELRLIVLGGLRILERIEATAYDVFRHRPVLGKGDWLRLAGRALNYRNIA is encoded by the coding sequence ATGCCGGTCGATCACTACGAGAACTTTCCTGTCGCCTCCCTGCTGCTGCCGGCCCACCTGCGCGAGCCGGTCGAGGCAATCTATGCGTTCGCCCGCAGCGCCGACGACGTTGCCGACGAGGGCGATGCCCCGGCGGTGGCGAGACTGGCGCGGCTGCACGACTATCGGCTCGCGCTGGAGGCCTGTGCCCATGGCGTCGCGGTCAAGGACGAGACGCTGGCGCCGATGTTCGCCCGTCTCGGCGGCGCGATCCGCGCGCACAAGTTGCCCCTGCAGCCCTTTCGCAACCTGCTCGACGCCTTTTCGCAGGACGTCGGCAAGACGCGTTACTGCGACTTCGCCGAACTGCAGGACTATTGCCGGCGCTCCGCCGACCCAGTCGGCCGCTTGCTGCTGTGCCTGTACGATGCCGCCACGCCGGACAACCTGCGCCGCTCGGACGCCATCTGCACCAGCCTGCAACTGATCAACTTCTGGCAGGACGTTGCCATCGACTGGCAGAAGGGGCGCATCTACCTGCCACAGGACGACATGGCGCGCTTCGGCGTTACCGAGGACGACATCGCCGCCGGTCGCAGCAACGATGCCTGGCGCGCGCTGATGGACTTCGAGGTGCAACGCGCGCGCCGCATGATGCTCGATGGCGCCCCGCTCGCCCGCGCCCTGCCCGGCCGCCTCGGCTGGGAGCTGCGCCTGATCGTACTGGGCGGCCTGCGCATCCTCGAGCGCATCGAAGCCACTGCTTACGACGTATTCCGCCACCGGCCCGTGCTTGGCAAGGGCGACTGGCTGCGCCTGGCTGGGCGCGCCCTGAACTACCGGAACATCGCATGA
- the hpnD gene encoding presqualene diphosphate synthase HpnD: protein MNPHDYCQDKAAKSGSSFYYSFMFLPPERRQAITALYAFCREVDDVVDECHDVSLAQAKLEWWRQEVARTYAGTPTHPVGQALKDVLTRFNLPQEQLLEIIDGMAMDLSQTRYLDFKGLQLYCYRVASVVGLLAAEIFGYQDRQTLKYAHDLGLAFQLTNIIRDVGEDARRGRIYLPIEDLQRFNVPAKDILEARYSDAFRDLMKFQAERAEHFYEQAFAQLPQVDRKSQRPGLVMAAIYRTLLREIAADGFQVLDRRTSLTPLRKVWLAGTTWFKG from the coding sequence ATGAATCCGCACGACTACTGCCAGGACAAGGCCGCCAAGAGCGGCTCGAGCTTCTACTACAGCTTCATGTTCCTGCCGCCCGAGCGGCGCCAGGCGATCACCGCGCTGTACGCCTTCTGCCGCGAGGTGGATGACGTGGTGGACGAATGCCACGACGTGTCCCTGGCCCAGGCCAAGCTCGAATGGTGGCGCCAGGAAGTGGCACGCACCTATGCCGGCACGCCCACCCACCCGGTCGGCCAGGCACTCAAGGATGTGCTGACGCGCTTCAACCTGCCGCAGGAACAACTGCTCGAGATCATCGACGGCATGGCGATGGACCTGTCGCAAACCCGCTACCTCGACTTCAAGGGACTGCAGCTCTACTGCTACCGCGTTGCCAGCGTTGTCGGCCTGCTCGCCGCGGAGATCTTCGGCTACCAGGACCGCCAGACGCTCAAGTACGCGCACGACCTCGGCCTCGCCTTCCAGCTCACCAACATCATCCGCGACGTCGGCGAGGATGCCCGCCGCGGCCGCATCTACCTGCCGATCGAGGACCTGCAGCGCTTCAACGTGCCCGCCAAGGACATCCTCGAGGCACGCTATTCCGACGCCTTCCGTGACCTGATGAAGTTCCAGGCCGAGCGCGCCGAACACTTCTACGAACAGGCCTTCGCCCAGCTGCCGCAGGTCGACCGCAAGTCACAGCGCCCGGGCCTGGTGATGGCAGCCATCTACCGCACGCTGCTGCGCGAGATCGCGGCTGACGGCTTCCAGGTGCTGGACCGCCGTACCTCGCTGACGCCACTGCGCAAGGTATGGCTGGCGGGCACCACGTGGTTCAAGGGCTGA
- the hpnE gene encoding hydroxysqualene dehydroxylase HpnE — translation MSVPVVAVIGAGYAGLACAVELARAGVHVTVFERSHTLGGRARVVHKDHHWRVDNGQHILIGAYTELTRLLRLTGGSPKLLAHLPLTLHVPGRLHLKAAALPAPFHLAVGLLRAKGLTWADRMAMVRLMRRLKKSDFRVPPEMTVTGLMRETRQTAAMIELVWVPLCVAALNTPPGEASAQIFANVLRDSLAGSASASELLIPRVDLSELFPVPAARYLATRRGKLRTGNAIDAIRPVAGGFRLEGDPGSQSWPHVVVATAPYHAGTLLASTGQCDRLAAQIDALPHEPIVSVYLALGKGQRLPEPMIGLVSGATAGPAQWAFDRGQLGGPEGLIACVISASGPHETLPRDELILQTHAQLERHLGRRLPSPEWSQVIVEKRATIACRPGIFRPGIRTPMRGLWLAGDYLESDYPATLESAVRSGIACAQAILAELGYAS, via the coding sequence ATGAGCGTGCCCGTCGTCGCGGTCATCGGTGCCGGCTATGCCGGCCTCGCCTGTGCGGTGGAACTCGCCCGTGCCGGCGTACATGTGACGGTGTTCGAGCGCTCGCACACCCTCGGCGGGCGCGCGCGCGTGGTGCACAAGGATCACCACTGGCGGGTGGACAACGGCCAGCACATCCTTATCGGCGCCTACACCGAGCTCACCCGCCTGCTGCGCCTGACCGGTGGCTCGCCCAAGCTGCTCGCCCACTTGCCGCTGACCCTGCACGTGCCGGGCCGCCTGCACCTGAAGGCCGCCGCGCTGCCCGCGCCCTTCCACCTGGCCGTGGGTCTGCTGCGAGCGAAAGGCCTGACGTGGGCCGACCGGATGGCGATGGTCCGCCTGATGCGCAGGCTGAAGAAGAGCGACTTCCGCGTGCCGCCCGAGATGACCGTCACCGGCCTCATGCGCGAGACCCGCCAGACCGCCGCAATGATCGAACTCGTATGGGTGCCGCTATGCGTCGCGGCGCTCAACACCCCGCCCGGAGAAGCATCGGCGCAGATCTTCGCCAATGTGCTGCGTGACAGCCTGGCCGGCTCCGCCAGTGCCAGCGAGTTGCTGATCCCGCGCGTCGACCTGTCCGAGCTGTTTCCTGTACCGGCCGCACGCTATCTCGCCACCCGCCGCGGCAAGCTGCGCACCGGCAATGCCATCGACGCGATCCGCCCGGTCGCCGGCGGCTTCCGCCTCGAGGGCGACCCCGGCAGCCAGTCCTGGCCGCATGTCGTGGTCGCGACCGCGCCCTACCATGCGGGTACGCTGCTCGCCTCCACCGGCCAGTGCGACCGGCTGGCGGCACAGATCGACGCGCTGCCGCACGAACCGATCGTGTCGGTCTACCTGGCCTTGGGAAAGGGGCAGCGACTGCCCGAACCGATGATCGGCCTCGTGAGCGGTGCCACCGCAGGCCCTGCCCAATGGGCGTTCGACCGTGGTCAACTTGGCGGCCCGGAAGGCCTGATCGCTTGTGTGATCAGTGCCAGCGGCCCGCACGAAACCCTGCCGCGCGACGAGCTGATCCTTCAGACCCATGCCCAGCTCGAACGCCATCTCGGTCGGCGCCTGCCCTCGCCCGAATGGTCGCAGGTGATTGTGGAGAAGCGCGCGACCATCGCCTGCAGACCCGGCATCTTCCGCCCGGGCATCCGCACGCCGATGCGCGGTTTGTGGCTCGCGGGGGATTACCTCGAGTCGGACTATCCGGCCACGCTCGAATCCGCCGTGCGCTCCGGCATCGCCTGCGCGCAGGCCATCCTCGCCGAACTCGGCTACGCCAGCTGA
- a CDS encoding M14 family metallopeptidase, producing MRISSNFDAGAIEIVSLDDPQDIRLRLRADNAADFRQWFHFRLMDAAGKPLRLVIENAAEAAYPDGWPGYRCVASYDRRTWFRVAGTRYEDGRLIVEHTPERDSVYYAYFEPYSHERHLDLLARAETSPFASVRNLGATVDGRDLDVVVVGRPAPTRRPVWIIARQHPGETMAEWFVEGLLERLLDGADAVARKVREQAVLYIVPNMNPDGAVRGNLRTNAAGRNLNREWREPDLTASPEVFLVREEMQRTGCDLFLDIHGDEALPYVFFSTAEEVPGFTAESARRQARFIEAFAAVAPDFQTAEGYKPGRFGEELLTLASKWVANHFGCVSLTLEMPFKDNANLPDELTGWNGARSKRLGAAMLDPILAHLADTPA from the coding sequence ATGCGCATCAGCTCGAATTTCGACGCGGGCGCGATCGAGATCGTCAGTCTCGACGACCCGCAGGACATTCGCCTGCGCTTGCGTGCCGACAATGCCGCCGACTTCCGCCAGTGGTTCCATTTCCGCCTGATGGACGCCGCGGGCAAGCCGCTGCGACTGGTGATCGAGAATGCAGCCGAAGCGGCGTATCCGGATGGCTGGCCGGGCTATCGCTGCGTGGCCTCCTACGATCGCCGGACCTGGTTCCGCGTGGCCGGGACGCGCTACGAGGACGGTCGCCTGATCGTCGAGCACACGCCCGAGCGCGACAGCGTCTACTACGCCTACTTCGAGCCCTATTCGCACGAGCGCCATCTGGACTTGCTGGCGCGGGCGGAAACCTCGCCCTTCGCCAGCGTGCGCAATCTCGGCGCGACCGTAGACGGCCGCGACCTGGACGTGGTCGTCGTCGGGCGTCCGGCCCCGACGCGCCGGCCGGTGTGGATCATCGCGCGCCAGCACCCGGGCGAGACCATGGCCGAATGGTTCGTCGAGGGCCTGCTCGAGCGCCTGCTCGACGGGGCGGACGCCGTGGCCCGCAAGGTGCGGGAGCAGGCCGTGCTGTACATCGTGCCCAACATGAACCCGGATGGGGCGGTGCGCGGCAACCTGCGCACCAACGCCGCGGGCCGCAACCTGAACCGCGAATGGCGCGAACCCGACCTGACGGCCAGCCCCGAGGTGTTTCTCGTGCGCGAGGAGATGCAGCGCACCGGTTGCGACCTCTTCCTCGACATTCACGGCGACGAGGCGCTGCCCTACGTGTTCTTCTCGACGGCGGAGGAGGTGCCGGGCTTCACGGCGGAATCCGCACGTCGGCAGGCGCGCTTCATCGAAGCCTTTGCCGCCGTGGCGCCGGACTTCCAGACCGCGGAGGGCTACAAGCCGGGCCGCTTCGGCGAGGAACTGCTCACGCTGGCGAGCAAGTGGGTCGCCAACCACTTCGGCTGCGTGTCGCTCACGCTCGAGATGCCGTTCAAGGACAATGCGAACCTGCCCGACGAGCTGACGGGCTGGAACGGCGCGCGCAGCAAGCGCCTCGGGGCTGCCATGCTCGATCCGATCCTCGCCCACCTGGCCGACACCCCGGCCTGA
- the yaaA gene encoding peroxide stress protein YaaA, whose protein sequence is MIIVISPAKALDYETPPSTARFSQPDFLDHAAELIDILRQRSPAEIAELMSLSDPLATLNVARYAQWSRPFSPDNAKQAVLAFNGDVYEGLQAASLDEAQLQWAQDHLRILSGLYGVLRPLDLMQPYRLEMGTRLENARGKNLYAFWGERITDELNRLLAAERDAGREPVLFNLASDEYFKSVKPAKLKGRLVTAVFEDWKGGRYKIISFYAKRARGLMSRYVIQNRIDDVEGLKGFDSEGYAFAAEASDADTLVFRRRED, encoded by the coding sequence ATGATCATCGTCATTTCGCCCGCCAAGGCGCTCGACTACGAGACGCCGCCGAGCACCGCCCGTTTTTCCCAGCCGGATTTCCTCGATCACGCCGCCGAGCTGATCGACATCCTGCGCCAGCGCTCGCCCGCCGAGATTGCCGAGCTGATGTCGCTGTCGGACCCGCTCGCCACGCTCAACGTCGCCCGCTATGCGCAGTGGTCGCGTCCCTTCTCGCCCGACAACGCCAAGCAGGCCGTGCTCGCCTTCAACGGCGACGTCTACGAAGGGCTGCAGGCCGCATCGCTGGATGAGGCGCAGCTGCAGTGGGCGCAGGATCACCTGCGCATCCTCTCGGGCCTGTATGGCGTGCTGCGCCCGCTCGACCTGATGCAGCCCTACCGGCTCGAGATGGGAACCCGTCTCGAAAACGCACGGGGCAAGAACCTCTACGCATTCTGGGGCGAGCGCATCACCGATGAGCTGAACCGCCTGCTTGCAGCGGAGCGGGACGCCGGACGGGAGCCCGTCCTGTTCAATCTCGCCTCGGACGAGTACTTCAAGTCGGTCAAGCCGGCCAAGCTCAAGGGCCGGCTGGTGACGGCGGTGTTCGAGGACTGGAAGGGCGGTCGCTACAAGATCATCAGTTTCTATGCCAAGCGTGCGCGCGGCCTCATGAGTCGCTACGTCATCCAGAACCGCATCGACGACGTCGAGGGGCTGAAGGGCTTCGACAGCGAAGGCTATGCCTTTGCGGCGGAAGCTTCGGATGCCGACACGCTCGTTTTCCGCCGCCGCGAGGACTGA
- a CDS encoding TrmH family RNA methyltransferase has product MKAISSRDNPLVKRLHALASSGRERRILGETLLDGAHLVQAALERSCRLKGLVVSESGVRKAEIADLLGEVGQGLPCHVLPDTLFAHVSPVDTPSGVLAIIDLPAEKPLGTIVDNLVVLDGVQDPGNLGTILRTAAAAGVRHVLLAEGCAGAWSPRVLRAGMGAHFVLEVHERVDLAAWLPGFGGQVLATALSGDACSLYDLDLRAPVAWVFGGEGQGVSPAVLACATRHVLIPMPGAIESLNVGAAVAVCLFEQARQLGSR; this is encoded by the coding sequence ATGAAGGCGATCTCCTCGCGCGACAACCCGCTCGTCAAGCGCCTGCACGCGCTCGCAAGCTCGGGGCGTGAGCGCCGCATACTGGGTGAGACATTGCTGGACGGAGCGCACCTGGTACAGGCTGCACTGGAGCGTTCGTGCCGCTTGAAGGGACTGGTCGTGTCCGAGTCAGGTGTCCGCAAGGCCGAGATTGCCGACCTGCTTGGCGAGGTCGGACAGGGGCTGCCTTGCCACGTGTTGCCGGACACCTTGTTTGCCCACGTCAGCCCGGTGGATACGCCCTCCGGCGTGCTGGCGATCATCGACCTGCCGGCGGAGAAACCGCTGGGAACGATCGTCGATAACCTCGTCGTGCTGGACGGCGTCCAGGACCCGGGGAACCTGGGCACGATCCTGCGTACCGCCGCAGCGGCAGGCGTACGGCACGTGTTGCTGGCCGAAGGATGCGCGGGCGCGTGGTCGCCGCGGGTGCTGCGCGCGGGCATGGGCGCACACTTCGTCCTCGAGGTGCATGAGCGGGTCGATCTCGCGGCCTGGCTTCCGGGCTTCGGCGGTCAGGTGCTCGCGACCGCGCTCAGCGGCGATGCCTGCAGTCTCTATGATCTCGATCTGCGAGCGCCCGTCGCCTGGGTTTTCGGCGGCGAAGGGCAGGGCGTCTCGCCCGCGGTGCTGGCCTGCGCCACGCGCCACGTCCTCATCCCGATGCCCGGTGCCATCGAGTCGCTCAACGTCGGCGCCGCGGTTGCGGTCTGCCTGTTCGAGCAGGCCAGGCAACTCGGCTCGCGATAA
- the rnhB gene encoding ribonuclease HII yields the protein MTADLFLSSAVTRGGVLVCGVDEAGRGPLCGPVVAAAVILDPARPIEGLADSKKLSERAREQLAPLIREHALAWAVAEASVEEIDRLNILHATMLAMQRAVCALSVAPGEVRVDGNRCPTLPYPTRAIVKGDATEPSISAASILAKTVRDEAMRVLDREWPQYGLAGHKGYPTAAHLMAIERHGVAPFYRRSFAPVRRLVERAGDGSA from the coding sequence ATGACCGCAGACCTGTTTCTGTCGTCCGCGGTCACCCGAGGTGGTGTGCTGGTGTGTGGTGTCGATGAAGCGGGGCGCGGACCCTTGTGCGGGCCGGTGGTCGCTGCCGCGGTCATCCTTGATCCCGCGCGCCCGATCGAAGGCCTCGCAGACTCCAAGAAGCTCAGCGAGCGCGCGCGCGAACAGCTCGCACCCTTGATTCGTGAGCATGCGCTGGCGTGGGCGGTCGCCGAGGCGAGCGTCGAGGAGATCGACCGCCTCAACATCCTGCACGCGACCATGCTGGCCATGCAGCGGGCCGTGTGTGCATTGTCCGTTGCGCCGGGTGAGGTGAGGGTGGATGGCAACCGCTGTCCGACGCTGCCATATCCGACGCGAGCCATCGTCAAGGGCGATGCGACGGAGCCGTCCATTTCGGCTGCGTCGATCCTGGCCAAGACGGTACGTGACGAGGCCATGCGGGTCCTCGACCGGGAGTGGCCGCAGTACGGGCTGGCGGGCCACAAGGGCTATCCGACGGCGGCGCACCTGATGGCCATCGAGCGTCATGGCGTCGCACCGTTCTACCGGCGCAGCTTCGCGCCGGTGCGGCGCCTGGTCGAGCGCGCGGGCGACGGCTCCGCATGA
- the lpxB gene encoding lipid-A-disaccharide synthase → MTVRIAMVAGETSGDLLASHLIRAIRQQVPDAEFFGIGGPKMQAEGFDARWPSELLAVHGYVDALKRYRELSGIRRALLGQIRGERPAAFIGVDAPDFNLWLEGKVKDSGIPSIHFVSPSIWAWRGGRIKRIARSVSRMLCLFPFEPEIYEQAGVPVSYVGHPLADVFPLHPDRNAARQLLELPLEHRIVAMLPGSRQSEVRNLADTYIATAKQMVERDPGLCFLVPLATRETRAIFEEALHRNQALDLPIRMLFGHAVEAMIASDVVLVASGTASLEAALLKRPMVITYRIGAWQYRLMKRMAYLPWVGLPNILCNEGLVPELLQDDATPEKLAAALDAWLNDPDRRAALEARFAELHLTLRQNTAEKAAEVVLPYLRQGAA, encoded by the coding sequence ATGACGGTCCGTATCGCCATGGTCGCCGGGGAAACCTCGGGCGACCTGCTTGCCAGTCACCTGATCCGCGCGATTCGTCAGCAGGTACCGGATGCCGAGTTCTTCGGCATTGGTGGGCCCAAGATGCAGGCCGAAGGGTTCGACGCGCGCTGGCCCAGCGAGCTGCTCGCAGTCCATGGCTATGTTGACGCCCTGAAGCGTTATCGTGAGCTGTCCGGAATCCGCCGCGCGCTGCTGGGGCAGATCCGCGGGGAACGGCCGGCGGCCTTCATCGGCGTGGATGCACCGGATTTCAACCTCTGGCTCGAAGGCAAGGTCAAGGATTCCGGCATTCCCTCCATCCACTTCGTCAGTCCCTCGATCTGGGCCTGGCGCGGCGGGCGCATCAAGCGTATCGCACGTTCGGTGAGCCGGATGTTGTGCCTGTTTCCGTTCGAGCCCGAGATCTATGAACAGGCGGGCGTGCCCGTGAGCTACGTCGGCCACCCGCTGGCCGACGTGTTCCCGCTGCATCCGGATCGCAACGCTGCGCGGCAGTTGCTCGAACTGCCGCTGGAGCATCGCATCGTGGCGATGCTGCCAGGCAGCCGGCAGTCTGAGGTCCGCAATCTTGCCGACACCTACATCGCAACGGCCAAGCAGATGGTCGAGCGCGATCCCGGCCTGTGCTTCCTGGTCCCGCTGGCGACACGCGAGACGCGCGCGATCTTCGAAGAGGCCCTGCATCGCAACCAGGCGCTGGACCTGCCGATCAGGATGCTGTTCGGCCACGCGGTCGAGGCGATGATCGCGAGCGACGTGGTGCTCGTGGCGAGCGGTACCGCAAGTCTGGAGGCTGCGCTGCTCAAGCGGCCGATGGTGATCACCTACCGCATCGGGGCGTGGCAGTACCGGCTGATGAAGCGGATGGCCTACCTGCCGTGGGTCGGCTTGCCCAACATCCTCTGCAATGAAGGCCTGGTGCCGGAGTTGCTGCAGGACGATGCGACGCCGGAGAAACTCGCCGCTGCGCTCGATGCCTGGCTGAACGACCCTGACCGCCGTGCAGCGCTGGAGGCGCGATTTGCCGAGCTGCACCTCACGCTGCGGCAGAACACCGCCGAGAAGGCGGCGGAGGTCGTCCTGCCTTATCTGCGTCAGGGCGCAGCATGA
- the lpxA gene encoding acyl-ACP--UDP-N-acetylglucosamine O-acyltransferase, producing MIHPTAIVHAGAKLGENVSIGPYSIIGEHVEIGDGTRVGPHVVIEGHTRIGRDNEIFQFCSLGAKPQDKKYDDEPTALEIGDRNTIREFCSFNVGTSQDAHVTRIGNDNWIMAYVHMAHDCQVGNNTIFANNATLAGHVHVGDWAILGGFTGVHQFCRVGAHSFCGVGTVLLQDLPPFVTVAGNPAKPHGINSEGLKRRGFSAEGIAAIKRAYRALYRAGLTLQEARLRVAEIAAEHPEVEAFSAFIAQSDRGIVR from the coding sequence ATGATTCATCCGACTGCCATCGTCCATGCTGGCGCGAAGCTCGGTGAGAACGTCTCGATCGGGCCGTATTCGATCATCGGCGAGCATGTCGAGATCGGCGACGGGACGCGTGTCGGTCCGCATGTGGTGATCGAGGGACATACCCGGATCGGGCGCGATAACGAGATCTTCCAGTTCTGCTCCCTTGGCGCGAAGCCGCAGGACAAGAAGTACGACGACGAGCCGACAGCGCTGGAGATCGGTGACCGCAACACGATTCGCGAGTTCTGCTCGTTCAACGTCGGCACCAGCCAGGATGCGCACGTCACGCGCATCGGCAACGACAACTGGATCATGGCCTACGTGCACATGGCGCATGACTGCCAGGTGGGCAACAACACCATTTTCGCCAACAACGCCACGCTGGCCGGCCACGTGCATGTCGGCGACTGGGCAATCCTGGGTGGTTTTACCGGTGTTCATCAGTTCTGCCGCGTCGGCGCCCACAGCTTCTGTGGGGTCGGCACCGTCTTGCTGCAGGATCTGCCGCCCTTCGTCACCGTCGCCGGCAATCCGGCCAAACCGCACGGCATCAACAGCGAGGGCCTCAAGCGTCGGGGCTTCAGCGCTGAAGGTATTGCCGCCATCAAGCGCGCCTACCGTGCGCTGTATCGCGCTGGCCTGACGCTGCAGGAAGCGCGACTGCGTGTTGCCGAGATCGCGGCCGAGCATCCCGAAGTGGAGGCGTTTTCGGCGTTCATTGCCCAGTCCGATCGCGGCATCGTTCGCTGA
- the lpxD gene encoding UDP-3-O-(3-hydroxymyristoyl)glucosamine N-acyltransferase, giving the protein MFRLDELVARLGGELSGDAAITVRRVATLDQAGDGDLAFVANRKYLSRLQGSAASAVIVAPDVRPLVEGRPCIVTGDPYLYFARVAQLFHPAPVARPGIHPLAAVVSRVPASVEIGPGASIDEDVVIGEDVIVGAGCHIGRGVRIGRGTRLAPRVTIQHGCIVGEDCIIHSGAVIGADGFGFAREKGGGWVKIPQVGRVVIGNDVEIGANTTIDRGALDDTVIGDGCKLDNLIQIAHNVRIGERTAIAGCVGVAGSTTIGARCMIGGQAGIIGHLSICDDVVVSAGTLVSKSITRPGVYTASLPVQPHAEWIRNFAHLRHLDALVGRVRSLENQQVGPDDRNPG; this is encoded by the coding sequence ATGTTTCGTCTCGACGAGCTGGTTGCGCGCCTAGGCGGTGAACTCAGTGGCGATGCGGCGATAACCGTGCGCCGTGTCGCCACGCTCGACCAGGCGGGAGACGGAGACCTGGCCTTCGTGGCCAACCGCAAGTATCTGTCGCGCCTGCAGGGCAGTGCCGCGAGCGCGGTCATCGTGGCGCCGGATGTTCGTCCGCTGGTCGAAGGTCGCCCGTGCATCGTCACGGGTGACCCCTACCTTTACTTCGCCCGTGTCGCACAGCTCTTCCATCCTGCACCGGTGGCGCGTCCGGGCATACACCCGTTGGCGGCCGTTGTGTCCCGAGTCCCGGCATCGGTGGAGATCGGGCCGGGTGCGTCGATTGACGAGGATGTGGTCATCGGCGAGGACGTCATCGTCGGCGCGGGTTGCCACATCGGCCGGGGCGTCCGGATCGGTCGCGGCACCCGCCTGGCACCAAGGGTAACGATCCAGCACGGCTGCATCGTCGGTGAGGATTGCATCATCCACTCTGGCGCCGTCATCGGCGCGGACGGGTTCGGTTTTGCCCGGGAGAAGGGCGGAGGCTGGGTCAAGATCCCGCAGGTCGGACGCGTCGTCATCGGCAACGATGTCGAGATCGGTGCCAACACGACCATCGACCGCGGGGCGCTCGACGACACGGTGATCGGTGACGGATGCAAGCTGGACAACCTGATACAGATCGCCCACAACGTTCGCATCGGCGAGCGCACCGCCATTGCCGGTTGCGTCGGCGTCGCCGGCAGCACCACCATCGGCGCGCGCTGCATGATCGGCGGGCAAGCAGGCATCATCGGCCATCTTTCGATCTGCGATGACGTGGTGGTCTCCGCCGGAACGCTGGTCAGCAAGTCGATTACGCGACCGGGCGTCTACACCGCGAGCCTGCCGGTGCAGCCACACGCCGAATGGATACGCAATTTCGCCCATCTCCGGCACCTCGACGCGCTTGTCGGGCGTGTCCGTAGTCTCGAGAATCAACAAGTCGGTCCCGACGACCGCAACCCGGGTTGA
- a CDS encoding OmpH family outer membrane protein → MKVSTLSLVAAALIGVSQAAVADTKIGFVNSDRVMREAAPAVRAQQRLEKEFEKRDQELQRMAKDLKAMQEELEREVPTMAESDRRNKERALNDLNRDFQRKQREFREDLNQRRNEELASVLDKANRSVKQIAESENYDIIFQEAVYANPKIDITDKVIKALSDAK, encoded by the coding sequence GTGAAAGTCAGTACCCTCTCCCTGGTGGCTGCCGCCCTGATTGGCGTTTCCCAGGCCGCAGTGGCCGATACCAAGATCGGCTTCGTCAACTCCGACCGCGTGATGCGCGAGGCAGCGCCGGCCGTCCGTGCACAGCAGCGCCTCGAGAAGGAGTTCGAGAAGCGCGACCAGGAGCTTCAGCGTATGGCGAAGGATCTCAAGGCCATGCAGGAAGAACTGGAGCGTGAAGTGCCGACGATGGCCGAGAGCGATCGCCGCAACAAGGAGCGCGCGCTCAATGATCTCAATCGCGATTTCCAGCGCAAGCAACGTGAGTTTCGCGAGGATCTCAACCAGCGTCGCAACGAGGAGCTGGCCTCGGTGCTGGACAAGGCCAACCGTTCGGTGAAGCAGATCGCCGAGAGCGAGAATTACGACATCATCTTCCAGGAAGCGGTTTACGCCAACCCGAAGATCGACATCACCGACAAGGTCATCAAGGCCCTGTCCGACGCCAAGTAA